The sequence ggcttatttaataaaatttgttttttttttaatccatgtGGCATGTCTGTTggcttgccacctagattatgtaagtttatggatgagaaaattatggacatatatcattttgatattAAATAACTAGATTATTATAGTATTAATGGATTAAAAGTATTAGTTGCAATATCCTAATATTTaacttaatttaaaattatcaaaaaaatttatacacTTGAAATTGAATGCATTGACTTCATAGCTGGCTTTTGCAGTAATTTCTCGGAATCTCATCAAAACAGTGTAAAATGTAAGAACTAAGAAGTcatggccttttttttttctctagcgAAACGACAAAGGAGGAAAATAACATAAAGCACGCCAAAGATACGTACAACCACAAGAGGACCTTAATTACTTTGAGAGATTTGTCTTTtgaaacctcattttctcttaccattttgtgtttcttcttGTTACAATGGAGATCGCTATTGGTGTTGGAGGAGCACTCCTTTCTGCTTCTGTTCAGCCACTGATTGAAAGGCTCGTAACCTCTCATGAACTGAACATCTTTGCTCGACGGGAGAAAATCCATGCTGACCTCAAGGACTGGGAGATGATGCTGGCCGAAATCAATGCTTTGCTCGATGATGCTGAAGACACCCAAATGACAAATTCTGTAGTGAAAATATGGCTTGATGAGTTTCGAGATCTGATCTATGACATCGAAGATGTGTTGGATGAGTTCAACACCGAAGCTTTGAAGCGCAAGGTGATGGAAGATTCTCAGGGAAGCACAAACAAGCTGCGAAAGTTCATCCCCACTCGTTTCACTTCTTTCGCGTTCAACATTAAGATGGCATCCAGGATAAAAGACATTACTAAAAGATTACAACGTATTAATGCATGGCAGGAGCAGACTCTAAATTTGAGAAGGCTTGTTAATGGGACGAGATCGAAGCAGCCGAAGGAAAGGCCACCGACAACTTCGACAACTTCTTTGGTAGATGAATCGGATATTTATGGCAGGAATGATGACAAGGAAGCTATTACTAAGATGCTGTTATGCAATGGAGAAGGTGGTAACAATTCCATTTCTGTGATAGCTATAGTGGGGATGGGAGGAATTGGTAAGACTACTTTAGCAAAGTTAGTCTACAATGATTCTGCTATGCAAAACTATTTTGACATCAAGATATGGGTATGtgtttctgaaaattttgatgtTATCTACTTAACGAGAACAATTCTACGGTATGTAGCTCCAGAGATCTGTGATTTAAAGGATCTTAATTTGAATTCACTTCAAGAaacattgaaaaagaaattatcTCAAAAGAAATTTTTGCTCATCCTAGATGATGTCTGGGAAGAGGATTACAGTCAATGGGATCTACTACGTGCACCTTTCGTTTCTGCAGCAACAAGTAGCAAAATAGTTGTCACCACTCGTAAGAAAAATGCTGCACCAATCACAGCTGATGTTCATGCCTACTGTGTGAAGGAGTTGCCAGATGAAGAGTGCTTGTTCTTATTGGCTCACCATGCTTTGGCGGCACAAAGCTTTGATGCACACTTAGATCTAAAGGATATTGGTCTGGAATTGGCGAATAGGTGTAACGGACTTCCGTTGGCTGCAAAAGTATTGGGAGATCTCTTGCGCAATAAACGAAGCCGTGAGGAGTGGGAACGTGTATTGAGAAACAAATTGTGGAATTCCCGAGAAACGAGCAATAGTGTCTATCCGATTCTAAAATTGAGCTACAATGATCTCCCTTCTCATTTAAAGCGATGTTTTGTTTATTGTGCAATATTCCCCAAGGATTATGAATTTGATAGAGATGAATTGGTTTCTTTATGGATGGCAGAAGGCTTCTTGCAACATCCCCAGGGAAGGAAGACAATGGAGGACTTGGGAATTGAATACTTTGAGGATTTGGTATCAAGGTCATTCTTTCAGTCGTCGGTCAGTCATCAATCAAGATCATTATTTCTGCCATCAAGTAGGACAACATCAAGATATGTGATGCATGATCATATAAGTGATCTTGCTCAAACTATTGCGAAAGAAATTTGTTATAATTATGAGACTACGTTCGAGGATGATATGTCAAGTTTAAAATATCAAAAGGTCCGTCATGCATCTTTTTCCCGTCTCAAAGATATTGACTCGCAAGAGTATGAAATCTATACTCGAATGAAGAGGTTGAGAACAATTGTGGGTTATCCAATTTTGCGAAGAGGTGACTTCCCTGAGTCGAGAGACTATGAATACAAGATGCTGTACAAGTTATTGTGATGCAGTTCCCGTAGGTGTTGGCCGAATCCACAAAATAACAGAAATACAAGTAATCAGCAGATCAAGCCAACTACAAATCACCCCAAGGAAATGCCATAGATGGCTACTACTAGATAACTTCAATCGTCCAAAACAAGAAATCAACAACTAATCTCCAGCAAAGATATACAAATCCATAGATAACTAATCTGTAAATACAATAAGAAGgagatacaaaatcaagagaggaAGGAGATTGCGAACCCACGGGAAGAACCCCCAATACCGATTGATGCTTGCTGCCGCCGGAAGAGTAGAGAACCTAGAAGACTACGAACAAGAGTTCACCAAAATCCAAATCTCCCAGCCCCATCTCCGTTGCCCCGTATGTATCATTAGAAGCAGGAGCCCTCCAAGCTAACTTTCATGGGCCTGGGCCTTAACCAATCTACTACCAAACGGGCTTTAATTAAGCCCACTGCATCAACTCTCGCCGTCCCAAAAGAACTCGACTCTGTCGAGTAAACGTTGACTCACATAAATTGGAATTGGAGCATGTTGTCCACCAGGGTCCCAAACTCTCCAATTAGTTGCAATGTCTTGGTGTAGATGCTCCCTTAATCCATGGATGAAGAATGATATATGCTCGGACAAGGTAGACAATCTGGTAGTGTCCTCAAGCAAGACCAAGGTAGTACCAAACAAATTAGCTTGATCAACAAAAGGGTAGAACACATGCCCTACTTGCTCCAAATATCCTTTAGAAGAAGCATTTGACTTGCCTTGCAGTAAACTCAAGCATTTGAAGGTTAATAATTTCACAATGGTGGCACTCACTTCTTGTAATTTGTAAGTGACCCGTATTGAGGGAGAGTCCAGCTCTTGAGCAGCCCATGTCCAGTACACATCCATTGTATTATCAAGTAAGACAACTACCAAAACCCCAACTATACTTTCATAGGATGACAGAGGAGTGAACAACAAAATCCACATATCATACCTATTTTCAGTTTTCAGCCACCAGTTGTGTTCAACAATAAATGTTTCAAACCAATAAGGAATAGGCAAGGTGATGCCCCAAGCAAGAGTAGTAGTATACAGTTTCACCAGATAAAAGTTCTCACAGCAtgagaaaataataaaagagcATACTGCCATGTTGTAATGAACGAGAATCAGcccaatatttttttgtaacaTGGCAACATTGTTAGGAAAGCATGCAGCCATCTTGGTATGAACAAAATGCTTACCATGGTTGTGCCCTTCGAGGAATTCCACCACTGGGAAGTCTACCATCTTCTCAGAAACATATTCTTGTGCCTTACAATAATGAAGTTCCTTATGT is a genomic window of Tripterygium wilfordii isolate XIE 37 chromosome 16, ASM1340144v1, whole genome shotgun sequence containing:
- the LOC119981118 gene encoding putative disease resistance RPP13-like protein 1, translated to MEIAIGVGGALLSASVQPLIERLVTSHELNIFARREKIHADLKDWEMMLAEINALLDDAEDTQMTNSVVKIWLDEFRDLIYDIEDVLDEFNTEALKRKVMEDSQGSTNKLRKFIPTRFTSFAFNIKMASRIKDITKRLQRINAWQEQTLNLRRLVNGTRSKQPKERPPTTSTTSLVDESDIYGRNDDKEAITKMLLCNGEGGNNSISVIAIVGMGGIGKTTLAKLVYNDSAMQNYFDIKIWVCVSENFDVIYLTRTILRYVAPEICDLKDLNLNSLQETLKKKLSQKKFLLILDDVWEEDYSQWDLLRAPFVSAATSSKIVVTTRKKNAAPITADVHAYCVKELPDEECLFLLAHHALAAQSFDAHLDLKDIGLELANRCNGLPLAAKVLGDLLRNKRSREEWERVLRNKLWNSRETSNSVYPILKLSYNDLPSHLKRCFVYCAIFPKDYEFDRDELVSLWMAEGFLQHPQGRKTMEDLGIEYFEDLVSRSFFQSSVSHQSRSLFLPSSRTTSRYVMHDHISDLAQTIAKEICYNYETTFEDDMSSLKYQKVRHASFSRLKDIDSQEYEIYTRMKRLRTIVGYPILRRGDFPESRDYEYKMLYKLL